The genomic interval CTGGAACCAGACCCGCTCCTCATATTGGCTTGGCTGCGATCCGCTCCGTGGGGCTTCGTCCGCATTGTCGAAGGTTTGTTCGATGCGGCGCGCAAGCATGCGCGAATTATCTGCTGCCATGGTCCTCTCCTTGGAAGTATAATGTTGAGGTAGGTCGCGCTTGGCGGGAAAAGTTCCCTCTTGCGGGGATCAGCAGCCCGCGCGCGACTGCTCGATCAGCGCCTGCCAGGCGGCAAGCGTGGGCTGACGGGCGAGATCGTCATAGTGAAGTCGCGTGCCGGCGAGCTGCGAAAGCGGCGGGATCAGGCGCATGAGAGCGAGGGAATGAAGTCCGCAGCCGAACAGGTTGGCGTTCGGGCCGATATGTCCCACCTCATCGTCCAGAACCTTGGCAAGATGGGCTTTGAGTTCCGTCGTCGTCATGTCCGCCTCCAGCTTGCCAGCCGCCGCGATTGCCGGTTCATTCATCGAAATGATCGTGAACGCCGCTTGCCCCGCGCCGCCAGTAGCCGGAAGCGCGCGTCCATTTGGGGTTCGCGCCGTACTCGCCGATCAGGATGGCGCGCAGGTCTTTCGCCGCTTTCGATTCGCAGGCGACCCAGCTGAAGAAATCGCCCTCAGGCAGTTCAAGCGTACGCAGCGCCTCCGTCAGGGCGTCGTGATCGGCGCCGCCCGCGGCCTCCTGCGTTACCCAGATGATCGACGCGTCAGCTTTCGTGGCGAGGTCCAGGCGATCAGCCTCCGTCTCAACTTCGATCAGCGCTACGACGCGGGTGCCCTCGGGCATTTCTTCCAGTCGCCGTGCAAGGGCGGGAAGGCCGGTATCGTCGGCAATCAGCAGATGCCAGTCGAACGTGAAGGGAATGGTGAACGAGCCGCGCGGGCCTGCAATCCATGCCTTGTCACCCACCCTGGCGGATTTTGCCCAGTTGCTGGCGGGGCCATCATGGTGCGTGGCGAAATCGATGGCGAGTTCACCCTTCTCGGCATCGAAGCTGCGCGGCGTGTAATCGCGTGCGAGCGGGCGCGGCGCGCCTTCGGGAAATTCGAGGCCGTTCGGGCCGATCACCGGCAGGTTAGGTTCGGTTTCGCCGGGAAGCGGGAAGAACATCTTGACGTGGTCGTCAAAACCGAGACTGGCAAAGCCTTCAAGCTCAGGCCCGGTCAATACGATGCGCACCATGGACCGGCTGAGTTTTTCCACGCGGGCCACGTCAAGGCAGCGTAGCTTGACGGCGTAACGATGGCGTTTGGGGGTCCGGTCCGGAACGCCGGTTTCAATGCTTTGTGCAATGCTCATGTTGCTGTCTTCCCTGGGATATCGCCGATGGGGATCGGCAGTTTCGCTGTCCCGGATCGGCATGCCGGACAATCGCGCACCGGAGTTTTCGGGCGGGAGATCCGACGTCGTTGTGTCAAGATGCGCAAACCATAACAGGCGGTTCCGGCGGTCGCAATATAAGTTTCTTCAAAAACTCAAGTTTATGTCCGGCGCATGGTTTGCGCCGGAATTGCGCTTGTCGAAAAGGCGTTTAACGGCGGCCTGCCCAGCTTTCCACCGCGTCCAGCGTGTGCAGCGCGCTTGGGATGGACGGCGTCGTGACCCGGCTGGAATCGAGAAAGACGATCCGGCCGTCACGCGCCGGTTTGACGAAGCGTTCCCAGCCGGGAATGATCTTTTCAAGTGCGGCGCGCGTTCCGGCTTCGCCTCGGGCGGGGCTGTTATAGCTGTTCATCACCACCAGCAGATCCGGATTGAGCTTGCCAAAAGCCTCGGCACTGAGCGGCATCGTCAGGGTGGAACCCAGCCCACCCGACGAGGTTGCGTTGTCGATTTTCAGCCGTGCATAACCCAGATCCTCGAGCGCCTGCACCGCACCGGACATGTCGCCGACCGCGTTGATCTGGTCGGTCAGCAGAATTGCGAGATAGGTCTTGCCTTTTGCGTCTTCGCCGAGTGCTTTTTTGACGGTGGCGAGTTTCTCGTCATAGGTCTTCCGGCGCTCGGCAAAAG from Agrobacterium tumefaciens carries:
- a CDS encoding siderophore-interacting protein, giving the protein MSIAQSIETGVPDRTPKRHRYAVKLRCLDVARVEKLSRSMVRIVLTGPELEGFASLGFDDHVKMFFPLPGETEPNLPVIGPNGLEFPEGAPRPLARDYTPRSFDAEKGELAIDFATHHDGPASNWAKSARVGDKAWIAGPRGSFTIPFTFDWHLLIADDTGLPALARRLEEMPEGTRVVALIEVETEADRLDLATKADASIIWVTQEAAGGADHDALTEALRTLELPEGDFFSWVACESKAAKDLRAILIGEYGANPKWTRASGYWRRGASGVHDHFDE
- a CDS encoding phosphopantetheine-binding protein yields the protein MNEPAIAAAGKLEADMTTTELKAHLAKVLDDEVGHIGPNANLFGCGLHSLALMRLIPPLSQLAGTRLHYDDLARQPTLAAWQALIEQSRAGC
- a CDS encoding ABC transporter substrate-binding protein: MRFAILVAALLTAGSSLAAERTVTDAAGRTVSIPEQPQRIVVMHEPLLGVPLMDLGANVVGAYGRNSDGKFATAVDFIDTVLGEGRTKPKGFGAVGQIDLEKLRALQPDLIVATEMDSGKAEQLSTIAPVYLQKVSTGHTYGFSVEENLSGLVGRSDAFAERRKTYDEKLATVKKALGEDAKGKTYLAILLTDQINAVGDMSGAVQALEDLGYARLKIDNATSSGGLGSTLTMPLSAEAFGKLNPDLLVVMNSYNSPARGEAGTRAALEKIIPGWERFVKPARDGRIVFLDSSRVTTPSIPSALHTLDAVESWAGRR